One window of the Rosa rugosa chromosome 3, drRosRugo1.1, whole genome shotgun sequence genome contains the following:
- the LOC133735921 gene encoding uncharacterized protein LOC133735921 isoform X2, with amino-acid sequence METNGFCYIWVPEFHQVWFHYVHCREHSKNFKSEDMEIRRDGKNCIVTGANSGLGFATAEGLASRGATVYMVCRNKERGEAAQSKIQSKTGNQNVHLEVCDLSSVSDVKSFASTFSLKNVPVHVLVNNAGMLEHDRVTTSEGLELNFATNVLGTYAMTELMLPLLEIAAPDARVITVSSGGMYTVPLTKDLQFTDGNFNGVEQYARNKRVQVALTEKWAEINKNKGIGFYSMHPGWAETPGVANSLPSFSKALSGKLRTNDEGADTIVWLALQPKEKLVSGAFYFDRAEAPKHLMFAATSGSHGVIDSVIDSLRRLSGISAQD; translated from the exons ATGGAGACAAACGGCTTTTGCTACATATGGGTACCTGAATTTCACCAAGTCTGGTTTCAT TATGTGCATTGTAGAGAACATTCAAAGAATTTCAAGTCAGAGGACATGGAAATACGGAGAGACGGGAAAAACTGCATTGTAACAGGAGCTAATTCAGGCCTTGGTTTTGCGACTGCTGAGGGACTTGCATCACG TGGGGCAACTGTGTATATGGTCTGTCGAAACAAGGAGAGAGGTGAAGCAGCACAATCTAAAATTCAATCTAAAACTGGTAaccaaaatgttcatttggAG GTCTGCGATCTTTCATCTGTTAGTGATGTCAAATCATTTGCATCCACGTTTTCCTTAAAGAATGTGCCAGTTCATGTATTG GTTAACAACGCAGGCATGCTTGAGCATGATAGAGTTACCACATCAGAAGG GTTGGAGTTGAACTTTGCCACAAATGTGTTGGGCACCTATGCCATGACTGAACTGATGTTGCCATTGCTGGAGATAGCTGCACCTGATGCTCGAGTTATTACTGTTTCCTCTGGTGGCATGTACACAGTTCCCTTGACCAAAGATTTACAG TTCACTGATGGCAACTTCAATGGGGTGGAGCAGTATGCTCGAAACAAGCGAGTTCAG gtGGCACTAACTGAGAAATGGGctgaaataaacaaaaacaagggGATTGGATTCTATTCTATGCACCCTGGTTGGGCTGAGACACCTGGGGTTGCCAACAGTTTGCCGAGTTTCTCTAAAGC TCTTTCGGGAAAACTTAGAACAAACGATGAAGGTGCAGACACCATTGTTTGGCTGGCTTTGCAGCCAAAAGAGAAATTGGTATCAGGTGCATTTTATTTTGATAGAGCAGAAGCACCTAAACACCTGATGTTTGCAGCTACCAGTGGCTCTCATGGTGTAATTGACTCGGTTATTGACAGTCTACGACGCTTATCTGGTATCTCTGCACAAGATTAG
- the LOC133735921 gene encoding uncharacterized protein LOC133735921 isoform X1: MRDLPLKKAKAPSDTCSTLRLELHISPRALTMFLLKAWRQTAFATYGYLNFTKSGFIEHSKNFKSEDMEIRRDGKNCIVTGANSGLGFATAEGLASRGATVYMVCRNKERGEAAQSKIQSKTGNQNVHLEVCDLSSVSDVKSFASTFSLKNVPVHVLVNNAGMLEHDRVTTSEGLELNFATNVLGTYAMTELMLPLLEIAAPDARVITVSSGGMYTVPLTKDLQFTDGNFNGVEQYARNKRVQVALTEKWAEINKNKGIGFYSMHPGWAETPGVANSLPSFSKALSGKLRTNDEGADTIVWLALQPKEKLVSGAFYFDRAEAPKHLMFAATSGSHGVIDSVIDSLRRLSGISAQD; this comes from the exons ATGAGAGATCTTCCACTCAAAAAGGCAAAAGCCCCGAGCGATACTTGTTCGACTCTCAGACTTGAACTTCACATATCCCCTAGAGCGCTTACAATGTTTCTTCTCAAG GCATGGAGACAAACGGCTTTTGCTACATATGGGTACCTGAATTTCACCAAGTCTGGTTTCAT AGAACATTCAAAGAATTTCAAGTCAGAGGACATGGAAATACGGAGAGACGGGAAAAACTGCATTGTAACAGGAGCTAATTCAGGCCTTGGTTTTGCGACTGCTGAGGGACTTGCATCACG TGGGGCAACTGTGTATATGGTCTGTCGAAACAAGGAGAGAGGTGAAGCAGCACAATCTAAAATTCAATCTAAAACTGGTAaccaaaatgttcatttggAG GTCTGCGATCTTTCATCTGTTAGTGATGTCAAATCATTTGCATCCACGTTTTCCTTAAAGAATGTGCCAGTTCATGTATTG GTTAACAACGCAGGCATGCTTGAGCATGATAGAGTTACCACATCAGAAGG GTTGGAGTTGAACTTTGCCACAAATGTGTTGGGCACCTATGCCATGACTGAACTGATGTTGCCATTGCTGGAGATAGCTGCACCTGATGCTCGAGTTATTACTGTTTCCTCTGGTGGCATGTACACAGTTCCCTTGACCAAAGATTTACAG TTCACTGATGGCAACTTCAATGGGGTGGAGCAGTATGCTCGAAACAAGCGAGTTCAG gtGGCACTAACTGAGAAATGGGctgaaataaacaaaaacaagggGATTGGATTCTATTCTATGCACCCTGGTTGGGCTGAGACACCTGGGGTTGCCAACAGTTTGCCGAGTTTCTCTAAAGC TCTTTCGGGAAAACTTAGAACAAACGATGAAGGTGCAGACACCATTGTTTGGCTGGCTTTGCAGCCAAAAGAGAAATTGGTATCAGGTGCATTTTATTTTGATAGAGCAGAAGCACCTAAACACCTGATGTTTGCAGCTACCAGTGGCTCTCATGGTGTAATTGACTCGGTTATTGACAGTCTACGACGCTTATCTGGTATCTCTGCACAAGATTAG